A region of Nostoc sp. 'Peltigera membranacea cyanobiont' N6 DNA encodes the following proteins:
- a CDS encoding NB-ARC domain-containing protein, whose translation MLRRKRGVILTSVGLQKFEEARHKFEFRDNFGKRFTLEDLSYRTNLDPLTIRKVLNRRKGVDKRTLEALFLGFDSCLCEGYYSTSDPNCRQDWGEAVSVLAFYGRTEELSTLNEWLLKDSCRLVTILGMGGVGKTSLSIKLAKLMQDKFDCIVWRSLYDAPPIDTFLGSIIQFLADEQETEAELPESVSDKISQLLNYFKEMRCLVVFDNVDAVLRGGSRAGQYNLGYEQYGELLKRVGKSDHQSCLLLTTREKPKEVASLEGEALPVRTLRLGGLKEGEGEEILKSKRLKGLETQFTSLVKRYGGNALALKIVATTIQDLFDGYISEFLKEETSVFGDLRDLLEQQFERLSDEGKDVMYWLAINREPVTLSKLREDLVSPFPQLNLIETLESLGRRSLIERDTAYFTLQPVVMEYVTSRLVEQVCEEIANQEFSLFKSHALIKATAKDYVRETQIRLILYPVINRLIPVFEGKKNLEYELTQILLKQQEKSPLEPGYVAGNILNLLNQLGTNLTGYDFSGLTIWQADLRDVNLQNTNFAYANLARCTFTETFGAIHAVAFSPDGELLAVGDSNGEIHLYQVSDVQPVFICTRHKSWVTSLTFSPDGKILASGSTDYTIKLWDVSTGQCLRTLEGHTNEVWSVAFSQDNCTLASGSDDCTVKLWNSSTGECFKTLQGHLSWVLSVIFKGDTQLLSGSDDRTVKLWDINTGECIQTFEKYHSSGIRSITLSPDGQILASGSEDQTIRLWKTQTGECLKTLLGHSNRVFSVDFSPQGDLLASGGHDHSVKLWGVDTGECLKTLQGHFSWVFAIAFSPQGKLLASGGHDQTVKLWSVDTGECLKTLQGYTNQILSVTFSPVSASLPSIGQIFASSSRDRTVRLWDTATGECLKVLKGHSNSVHSVIFNHEGNILISSSVDKTVKLWDVGSGQTLRTLQGHRAAVLSIAFSPDSQTIASGSEDCTIKLWDVRSGRTLRTLQGHNAAVWSVAFISQGEILATGSWDQTIKLWDIHTGNCLKTLAGHTSWIWAIAIAPDGNTLASASPDRTIRLWNPHTGDCLNVLQADTNWLQSIAFSPDGKILASTSHDLTIKLWDVCTGKCLKVLHGHTGLVWSVAFSPDNQTLVSGGDDETIRLWDIGAGKCLKTMRASKPYEQMNIVGVKGLTEAATATLTSLGAVI comes from the coding sequence ATGCTAAGACGCAAGCGCGGAGTTATACTCACTTCTGTTGGTTTACAGAAGTTTGAGGAAGCAAGGCACAAGTTTGAGTTTCGAGATAATTTTGGCAAGAGATTCACTCTTGAAGATTTAAGCTACCGCACTAACTTAGACCCTCTAACAATTAGAAAAGTTTTGAACCGTAGGAAGGGAGTTGACAAGCGAACACTTGAGGCTCTCTTTCTTGGTTTTGATAGCTGCCTATGCGAAGGCTACTATTCGACCTCAGACCCTAATTGCCGTCAAGATTGGGGGGAAGCTGTTTCTGTCTTAGCATTTTACGGACGTACAGAAGAACTCAGTACTCTGAATGAGTGGTTGCTGAAGGATAGCTGTCGATTAGTGACCATTCTCGGAATGGGTGGAGTAGGGAAAACTTCTCTGTCGATCAAATTGGCAAAACTAATGCAGGACAAATTTGATTGTATTGTCTGGCGATCGCTGTATGACGCTCCACCCATTGATACATTCTTGGGTAGCATCATTCAGTTTCTGGCTGACGAGCAAGAAACTGAGGCAGAATTGCCGGAAAGCGTTAGTGATAAGATTTCTCAGCTGCTTAACTACTTTAAGGAAATGCGCTGCTTGGTCGTGTTCGATAATGTAGATGCTGTGTTACGTGGTGGGAGTCGAGCAGGACAATATAACCTTGGATATGAGCAGTATGGCGAACTCCTCAAACGAGTAGGTAAATCAGACCACCAAAGTTGCTTGCTACTCACAACCCGAGAAAAACCTAAAGAGGTCGCCTCTCTAGAAGGAGAAGCCTTGCCAGTGCGAACTTTGAGATTGGGCGGACTTAAAGAAGGAGAGGGAGAGGAAATTCTTAAGAGTAAGAGGCTCAAGGGTTTAGAAACTCAATTTACCTCACTGGTCAAACGCTATGGAGGCAATGCCTTAGCCTTAAAAATTGTGGCAACTACGATTCAAGATTTATTTGATGGTTATATTTCTGAGTTTTTAAAGGAGGAAACCAGCGTATTTGGCGATCTTCGTGACCTATTAGAGCAGCAATTTGAGCGTTTATCTGATGAGGGAAAAGATGTAATGTACTGGCTAGCGATCAATCGGGAGCCAGTAACCCTCTCCAAATTACGAGAAGATTTAGTATCGCCTTTTCCCCAACTCAATTTAATTGAAACGCTGGAATCTTTGGGACGGCGATCGCTCATCGAACGAGATACAGCCTACTTCACCCTACAACCAGTCGTGATGGAGTATGTGACAAGTCGCTTGGTTGAGCAAGTTTGTGAGGAGATTGCTAACCAGGAGTTTTCGCTTTTTAAAAGCCATGCTCTGATCAAAGCTACTGCCAAAGACTATGTAAGAGAGACTCAAATTCGTCTCATTCTCTATCCCGTGATTAACAGGTTAATTCCAGTCTTTGAAGGCAAAAAAAACTTGGAATATGAACTGACTCAAATCTTACTCAAGCAGCAAGAGAAGTCACCCTTGGAGCCGGGATATGTAGCAGGTAATATTCTTAACTTACTCAATCAGTTAGGAACTAATTTAACGGGCTATGATTTCTCTGGTCTAACCATTTGGCAGGCTGACCTACGAGATGTAAATTTGCAAAATACGAATTTTGCTTACGCCAATTTAGCGAGGTGTACGTTTACTGAAACCTTTGGTGCTATTCATGCGGTAGCCTTTAGTCCTGATGGAGAACTTCTGGCGGTAGGTGACAGTAATGGAGAAATTCATCTGTACCAAGTTAGCGATGTGCAACCAGTCTTCATCTGCACGCGACATAAAAGTTGGGTAACATCACTGACGTTCAGCCCTGATGGTAAGATTCTCGCTAGCGGTAGCACAGATTACACAATAAAGCTATGGGATGTTAGTACTGGTCAGTGCCTTCGCACCTTAGAAGGGCATACAAATGAGGTTTGGTCGGTTGCATTTAGCCAAGATAATTGCACATTAGCAAGTGGCAGCGATGACTGCACCGTGAAGCTATGGAATAGCAGCACTGGAGAATGCTTCAAAACACTCCAGGGACATCTTAGTTGGGTACTCTCTGTTATCTTTAAGGGAGATACTCAACTGTTGAGTGGTAGTGACGATCGCACTGTTAAATTGTGGGATATCAACACTGGAGAGTGTATTCAAACCTTTGAAAAATATCATAGTAGTGGAATACGGTCAATAACCCTCAGTCCAGATGGTCAAATACTGGCAAGTGGCAGCGAGGATCAAACTATTAGGCTATGGAAAACTCAAACGGGTGAATGTCTCAAAACACTTCTGGGGCATTCAAATCGAGTTTTTTCAGTGGACTTCAGCCCCCAAGGCGACCTTTTGGCTAGCGGTGGGCACGATCATAGCGTGAAGTTATGGGGTGTCGATACAGGTGAATGCCTCAAGACTCTACAAGGACATTTCAGTTGGGTCTTTGCAATTGCCTTCAGTCCCCAAGGCAAGCTTTTGGCTAGCGGTGGACACGATCAAACCGTGAAGCTATGGAGTGTCGATACAGGTGAATGCCTCAAGACTCTACAAGGATATACCAATCAAATACTCTCTGTTACCTTTAGTCCTGTTAGTGCTAGCTTACCAAGCATTGGTCAAATTTTTGCTAGTAGCAGCCGCGATCGCACCGTGAGGCTATGGGATACCGCGACTGGTGAATGCCTCAAAGTGTTAAAAGGACACTCCAACTCGGTTCATTCAGTTATCTTTAATCATGAAGGAAATATCCTAATCAGCAGTAGTGTAGATAAAACAGTAAAGCTATGGGATGTTGGTTCAGGTCAAACCTTAAGAACCTTACAGGGACATCGCGCAGCAGTTTTGTCGATTGCCTTTAGTCCAGATAGCCAGACGATCGCCAGTGGCAGTGAGGACTGTACGATAAAATTATGGGACGTTCGTTCAGGTCGAACCTTAAGAACTTTACAGGGACATAACGCTGCGGTTTGGTCAGTTGCCTTTATCTCTCAAGGAGAGATATTGGCGACTGGCTCCTGGGATCAAACGATCAAGTTATGGGATATTCACACTGGTAACTGCCTTAAAACGTTGGCAGGACACACGAGTTGGATTTGGGCAATTGCGATCGCCCCTGATGGTAATACCCTGGCAAGTGCTAGTCCAGATCGAACAATCAGGCTGTGGAATCCGCACACGGGTGACTGCCTCAACGTTTTGCAAGCAGACACAAACTGGTTGCAATCGATCGCCTTTAGCCCTGATGGCAAGATACTGGCTAGCACGAGTCACGATCTGACAATCAAGTTGTGGGACGTTTGCACGGGTAAGTGTCTGAAAGTTTTGCACGGACATACAGGCTTGGTTTGGTCAGTTGCCTTTAGTCCAGATAACCAAACCTTGGTTAGTGGCGGTGACGATGAAACGATTAGACTTTGGGATATCGGAGCAGGCAAATGCTTAAAAACTATGAGAGCGAGTAAGCCCTATGAGCAAATGAATATTGTCGGAGTTAAAGGTTTAACTGAGGCGGCAACTGCCACGTTGACCTCTTTAGGAGCAGTTATCTAA
- the hemL gene encoding glutamate-1-semialdehyde 2,1-aminomutase — MIATTRLKTTQSEEIFAAAQKLMPGGVSSPVRAFKSVGGQPIVFDRVLGAYIWDVDGNQYIDYVGSWGPAICGHTHPEVIAALHDALHKGTSFGAPCYLENVLAQMVIDAVPSIEMVRFVNSGTEACMAVLRLMRAFTGREKAIKFEGCYHGHADMFLVKAGSGIATLGLPDSPGVPKSVTSNTLTAPFNDLEAVRVLFEQNPGEIAGVILEPVVGNAGFIPPAAGFLEGLRKLTQEHGALLVFDEVMTGFRIAYGGVQEKFGVIPDLTTLGKVIGGGLPVGAYGGRQEIMSMVAPAGSVYQAGTLSGNPLAMTAGIKTLELLQRPGTYEYLDRITKRLTEGMLEIAKETGHAACGGQISGMFGFFFNEGPVRNYEDAKKSDLSKFARFHRGMLEYGVYLAPSQFEAGFTSLAHTEADIDRTLEAARRVMSQ; from the coding sequence ATGATTGCAACGACTCGCTTAAAAACCACTCAATCGGAAGAAATCTTTGCTGCTGCCCAAAAATTAATGCCAGGAGGAGTTAGTTCCCCCGTGCGGGCTTTCAAATCTGTTGGCGGACAGCCAATCGTATTCGATCGCGTCCTTGGCGCTTACATCTGGGATGTAGATGGCAATCAATATATTGATTATGTCGGCAGTTGGGGGCCAGCTATCTGCGGTCACACTCATCCTGAAGTCATTGCTGCTCTGCACGATGCCCTGCATAAAGGAACTAGCTTCGGTGCGCCCTGCTATCTAGAAAATGTACTGGCACAGATGGTAATTGATGCTGTTCCCAGTATCGAGATGGTGCGTTTTGTCAACTCCGGCACGGAAGCTTGTATGGCTGTTCTTCGTCTGATGCGAGCTTTTACGGGGCGGGAGAAAGCAATTAAGTTTGAAGGCTGCTACCACGGACACGCCGATATGTTTCTCGTTAAGGCTGGCTCTGGTATTGCCACTCTCGGCTTGCCCGATTCTCCTGGTGTGCCCAAATCTGTGACTAGCAACACGCTGACCGCTCCTTTCAATGATTTAGAAGCAGTAAGAGTATTGTTCGAGCAAAATCCCGGTGAAATTGCTGGTGTAATTCTTGAACCTGTTGTTGGAAATGCAGGTTTTATTCCACCTGCTGCGGGTTTTCTTGAAGGTTTGCGAAAACTGACGCAAGAGCATGGAGCGCTATTAGTATTTGATGAAGTGATGACAGGCTTTCGGATCGCTTACGGTGGAGTGCAGGAGAAATTTGGTGTCATTCCCGACTTAACTACCTTAGGTAAGGTTATCGGTGGCGGTCTGCCAGTCGGCGCTTATGGTGGTCGCCAAGAAATTATGTCGATGGTTGCTCCAGCCGGAAGCGTGTATCAAGCCGGAACGCTTTCGGGCAATCCACTGGCAATGACGGCAGGGATTAAGACGTTAGAGTTGTTGCAACGACCTGGAACTTACGAGTATCTCGATCGCATTACGAAGCGACTCACAGAGGGGATGCTGGAAATTGCTAAAGAAACAGGTCATGCTGCCTGCGGCGGTCAGATTAGCGGGATGTTTGGTTTCTTCTTTAACGAAGGCCCGGTTCGCAATTATGAGGATGCTAAGAAGTCTGACTTAAGTAAATTTGCTCGCTTCCATCGCGGTATGTTAGAATATGGAGTTTATTTAGCTCCATCTCAATTTGAAGCCGGATTTACTTCTTTAGCTCATACCGAAGCAGACATCGATCGCACCCTTGAAGCAGCTCGAAGAGTCATGTCTCAGTGA
- a CDS encoding SOUL family heme-binding protein: MSQTEEPKYSVLQSYNDIEIRQYEPKIVAETVIQTERDRANKAAFSILAAYIFGENTSVTKIAMTAPVTQSQPSEKIAMTAPVIQQETGENIATSAWAVQFVMPSQYTLATLPKPKDSRITIKEVPSNKVAAIRFSGLAGDEQLQENEAKLSAFLARQGIETKGKAIYAFYDSPFILPAFRHNEVMLELK, encoded by the coding sequence ATGAGTCAAACCGAAGAACCAAAATATTCCGTATTGCAATCCTATAATGACATTGAAATACGGCAATACGAGCCAAAAATTGTTGCTGAAACAGTCATTCAAACTGAAAGAGATCGAGCAAACAAGGCTGCATTTTCGATTCTTGCCGCTTACATATTTGGAGAAAACACGTCTGTAACAAAAATTGCTATGACTGCGCCTGTCACGCAATCCCAGCCAAGTGAAAAAATCGCCATGACTGCGCCTGTGATTCAACAAGAAACGGGAGAAAATATCGCCACAAGCGCTTGGGCGGTACAGTTCGTGATGCCCTCACAATATACGCTGGCAACGCTGCCAAAACCAAAAGACTCTCGCATCACTATCAAAGAAGTTCCCAGCAACAAAGTAGCGGCAATCCGTTTCTCCGGTCTAGCTGGGGATGAACAATTGCAGGAAAATGAAGCCAAATTATCTGCTTTTCTGGCTCGGCAAGGTATCGAGACAAAAGGTAAAGCGATTTATGCTTTCTATGACTCTCCGTTCATCTTGCCCGCATTTAGACACAATGAAGTCATGCTCGAATTGAAATAA
- a CDS encoding DevA family ABC transporter ATP-binding protein translates to MLQEISQGTQSSKLKVQNTSQQPVISVCHLDCYFGRGELCKQVLFDINLDIYSGEIVIMTGPSGSGKTTLLTLIGGLRSAREGNLKVLGQEISGASKRQLMQVRRQIGYIFQAHNLLTFLTAKQNVRMSLELHDEYLKQDIDRLATDTLKSVGLGDRIDYYPDSLSGGQKQRVAIARALVSRPKIVLADEPTAALDKKSGRDVVDIMQRLAKEQGCTILLVTHDNRILDIADRIIHMEDGRLVQEVEK, encoded by the coding sequence ATGCTGCAAGAAATTAGTCAGGGAACTCAAAGCTCAAAACTCAAAGTTCAAAACACTTCCCAACAACCAGTTATTTCAGTTTGCCATCTCGATTGCTACTTCGGTCGGGGAGAACTTTGCAAGCAAGTCTTGTTTGATATTAATCTCGACATTTATTCTGGAGAGATTGTGATTATGACTGGGCCATCCGGTTCTGGTAAAACCACCTTACTAACACTAATAGGTGGATTGAGATCCGCTAGGGAAGGCAACCTGAAAGTTTTGGGACAGGAAATATCTGGGGCTAGTAAGCGGCAGCTGATGCAAGTGCGGCGGCAGATTGGTTATATTTTTCAAGCACACAATTTGTTAACTTTCTTAACTGCAAAGCAGAATGTCCGAATGTCTTTGGAATTACACGATGAGTACCTAAAGCAAGATATAGATCGGCTGGCAACGGATACTCTGAAAAGTGTTGGTTTGGGCGATCGCATCGATTATTATCCAGATAGTCTCTCTGGAGGGCAAAAGCAGCGAGTTGCGATCGCTCGTGCCCTAGTCAGTCGTCCTAAAATTGTTCTTGCCGACGAACCTACTGCTGCTCTCGATAAAAAGTCGGGTCGCGATGTTGTAGATATCATGCAGCGTCTAGCTAAAGAGCAGGGTTGCACTATTTTACTCGTCACTCACGATAATCGAATTCTCGATATTGCGGATCGCATCATCCACATGGAAGATGGACGGTTAGTACAAGAAGTGGAAAAGTAA
- the devC gene encoding ABC transporter permease DevC codes for MNFELERSDLTIQTFIFGKLFRKTPLAWRQMSRQKTRLFVAIAGIAFADFLMFFQLGVRDALFDSQVTPYTTLKGDLFLVNKLSDNLQSIKSFSRNKLYKIAGVNGVKSLATLYVGQASWRNPENRASRKIFVYGIDPNQPAFDLPELDQQLNKLKLLNRALFDRAGLVPQLGDVPSLLKKQNPLSVQANDYQIQIVGLFKLGSSFSADGNLIVSDSTFLRLFPQRRSNEIDLGIVDVESNASIEQIQADLRAKLPDDLLVLNLDEFTARESAYWSTGSSIGPTFNLGVAIGFLVGAVIVYQILYTDVSDHLPEYATLKAMGYSDIYLIGVIAQEAFILAVLGFLPGFLLSSGFYIFFQSVTFLPTAMKLARAVTVLVLTFVMCIGAGAIAMQKLRAADPADIF; via the coding sequence TTGAATTTTGAATTGGAGCGTAGCGACTTGACTATCCAAACATTTATATTCGGTAAATTATTCCGCAAAACCCCACTTGCTTGGCGGCAAATGAGCCGTCAAAAGACTCGTTTGTTCGTTGCTATAGCAGGAATTGCCTTTGCTGATTTTCTGATGTTTTTTCAACTGGGAGTTAGAGATGCACTGTTTGATTCGCAAGTTACCCCCTATACCACCCTTAAAGGAGATTTATTTTTAGTCAATAAACTGTCTGATAACTTGCAATCTATCAAAAGTTTTTCCAGAAATAAGCTCTATAAAATAGCAGGTGTTAACGGTGTAAAATCCCTGGCGACGCTATATGTGGGTCAAGCATCGTGGCGAAATCCTGAAAATCGAGCTAGCCGTAAAATTTTCGTCTACGGAATCGATCCGAATCAGCCAGCATTTGACTTACCAGAACTCGATCAACAATTGAATAAACTGAAGTTATTAAATCGAGCGCTGTTTGACAGAGCCGGATTGGTTCCTCAGCTTGGGGACGTTCCTAGTTTACTGAAAAAACAGAATCCGCTTTCTGTTCAAGCTAACGATTATCAAATTCAAATAGTTGGATTATTTAAGCTCGGTTCTTCTTTTTCTGCTGACGGCAATCTGATCGTCAGCGATTCTACCTTTTTACGGCTCTTTCCCCAACGCCGATCAAACGAAATCGATCTGGGTATTGTTGACGTAGAATCAAATGCCTCGATCGAGCAGATCCAGGCTGATTTGCGAGCCAAGCTACCGGATGATTTACTGGTACTAAACCTAGATGAATTCACTGCTCGTGAAAGTGCATATTGGTCTACAGGTTCCTCTATTGGCCCGACTTTTAACCTTGGTGTTGCAATTGGTTTTTTAGTCGGAGCAGTTATCGTTTATCAAATTCTTTATACCGATGTCTCCGATCATTTGCCAGAATATGCAACGTTAAAAGCAATGGGTTACAGCGATATATATCTGATTGGAGTTATCGCTCAAGAAGCTTTTATTTTAGCGGTTTTGGGCTTTCTTCCAGGTTTTTTGCTATCGAGTGGATTTTACATCTTTTTTCAGTCTGTGACGTTTTTACCGACTGCAATGAAACTAGCTCGTGCGGTAACTGTGCTAGTTTTGACCTTCGTCATGTGTATTGGAGCCGGAGCGATCGCTATGCAAAAGTTACGAGCAGCAGATCCGGCTGATATCTTCTAA
- a CDS encoding ABC exporter membrane fusion protein, which translates to MNLQLLSKPSKQWTLAVVVGGTALTGIIAFYGISQSNSQSKPTSKPVEVVQTRPKIEEITALGRIEPATEVIKVSVPATLSNDRVAQLLVQRGGSVKAGQAIAIMDSRDRLQNALLEAQAQVKVSQAQLAKVQAGAKSGEIAAQKAEIARLEQELKGEIATRDATISRWQAEVKTANSEYNRYSSLYQNGAISAVEVDRKQLALETAQAQLTEARANQNKSVDTLRQQIEQAKATLNKIAEVRPVDVQAADAEVNKAIAAVKKAEADLAEVYIRAPIAGRILDIKAKPGEVVGEKGIAELGQTSSMQAIAEIYQTDIGKVREGQQVTISSESFSPELRGTVRLIGLQVIQQEVTSGEPGENLDRKVIEVRIALDPQDSKRVANLTNLQVQVAIQSNK; encoded by the coding sequence ATGAATTTACAATTGCTCTCGAAACCTTCAAAGCAATGGACGCTGGCTGTAGTTGTCGGTGGTACCGCCCTTACAGGAATTATCGCTTTCTACGGTATTTCTCAATCAAATTCTCAATCAAAACCAACCAGCAAACCCGTTGAAGTTGTGCAAACCAGACCAAAGATTGAGGAAATTACCGCTTTAGGACGGATAGAACCAGCAACGGAAGTCATCAAAGTATCCGTACCTGCTACCTTAAGCAACGATCGCGTCGCCCAACTACTCGTACAGCGGGGCGGTAGCGTTAAAGCAGGTCAAGCGATCGCCATTATGGATTCGCGCGATCGGCTGCAAAATGCTCTACTGGAAGCACAAGCACAAGTCAAAGTATCCCAGGCACAGTTAGCCAAGGTGCAAGCTGGCGCCAAATCTGGAGAGATTGCCGCCCAAAAAGCTGAAATCGCTCGCCTTGAACAAGAGTTAAAGGGCGAAATAGCTACTAGAGATGCTACCATCTCTCGCTGGCAAGCCGAAGTCAAAACTGCCAATAGTGAGTACAATCGCTATTCCTCGCTTTACCAAAACGGAGCGATTTCTGCTGTGGAAGTAGATCGAAAACAACTTGCTCTGGAAACAGCGCAAGCACAGCTTACCGAAGCGAGAGCTAACCAAAATAAGAGTGTAGATACTCTACGGCAGCAGATCGAGCAAGCTAAGGCAACCCTAAATAAGATTGCTGAGGTACGTCCGGTAGACGTGCAAGCAGCTGATGCTGAGGTTAACAAAGCGATCGCCGCAGTCAAAAAGGCTGAAGCCGATCTCGCTGAAGTTTATATTCGCGCGCCCATAGCAGGTCGCATTCTCGATATTAAGGCCAAACCCGGAGAAGTTGTTGGTGAGAAAGGCATTGCCGAACTCGGACAAACCAGCTCGATGCAAGCGATCGCAGAGATATATCAAACTGATATTGGCAAAGTTCGTGAAGGTCAACAGGTAACAATTTCGAGTGAGTCGTTCTCCCCAGAGTTACGCGGAACCGTTCGGCTCATTGGACTACAGGTGATCCAACAAGAAGTAACTAGCGGCGAACCTGGAGAAAATCTCGATCGCAAAGTCATTGAAGTGAGAATTGCACTCGATCCCCAAGATAGCAAACGAGTTGCGAACTTAACTAATTTGCAAGTACAGGTTGCCATTCAATCGAATAAGTAG
- the hemF gene encoding oxygen-dependent coproporphyrinogen oxidase: protein MKTTLTPQAIQSKSLPPVDAKIRVSQLMRQLQDEISQGLQQLDGGGTFQEDTWERPEGGGGRSRVIRDGAVFEQGGVNFSEVWGSHLPPSILAQRPEAEGHQFYATGTSMVLHPRNPYVPTVHLNYRYFEAGPVWWFGGGIDLTPYYPFAEDAAHFHYILKQACDAHDPEYYSVFKPWCDEYFYLKHRQEMRGIGGIFFDYQDGQGQLYRGPDPKGAAAITSDRVGIPASRNWEELFAFVQDCGKAFLPAYTPIVKRRQSMEYGDRQRNFQLYRRGRYVEFNLVYDRGTIFGLQTNGRTESILMSLPPLVRWEYGYQPEPNTPEAELYQVFLKPQDWASLTSLLV, encoded by the coding sequence ATGAAGACTACTTTAACTCCTCAAGCAATTCAATCCAAATCTCTACCCCCAGTTGATGCCAAGATTAGAGTCAGTCAATTGATGCGACAGTTGCAAGACGAAATCTCTCAGGGTTTGCAACAGCTAGATGGCGGAGGCACGTTTCAAGAAGATACATGGGAACGACCTGAAGGGGGCGGCGGCAGATCCCGCGTCATCCGCGACGGTGCAGTATTCGAGCAAGGTGGAGTTAATTTCTCTGAAGTCTGGGGTTCTCACCTACCGCCTTCAATCTTGGCACAACGTCCTGAGGCGGAGGGACATCAGTTTTATGCCACCGGAACTTCAATGGTATTGCATCCGCGCAATCCTTACGTGCCAACTGTTCATCTCAACTACCGCTACTTTGAAGCGGGCCCGGTTTGGTGGTTTGGCGGCGGCATCGATCTAACGCCTTACTATCCGTTTGCTGAAGATGCAGCCCATTTTCATTACATATTAAAGCAGGCTTGTGACGCGCACGATCCCGAATATTATTCAGTGTTTAAACCTTGGTGCGACGAGTATTTTTATCTCAAACATCGTCAAGAAATGCGGGGCATTGGCGGGATCTTTTTTGACTATCAGGATGGTCAAGGTCAGCTTTATCGAGGCCCCGATCCCAAAGGTGCAGCGGCAATTACCAGCGATCGCGTTGGCATACCAGCATCCCGCAATTGGGAAGAATTGTTTGCATTCGTGCAGGATTGTGGTAAAGCTTTTCTACCTGCTTACACGCCAATTGTCAAGCGGCGGCAGTCAATGGAGTATGGCGATCGCCAACGTAATTTTCAATTATATCGCCGCGGACGCTACGTTGAATTCAATTTAGTTTACGATCGCGGCACAATTTTCGGACTGCAAACTAACGGGCGCACGGAGTCAATTTTGATGTCTTTACCTCCATTAGTGCGTTGGGAGTACGGCTATCAACCCGAACCAAACACGCCAGAAGCCGAGTTATACCAAGTATTTTTAAAGCCTCAAGATTGGGCAAGCCTGACATCGCTTCTGGTTTAA
- a CDS encoding alpha/beta fold hydrolase, with protein sequence MFIPLGFVQRSVLTSLGKMTYYTNQGELWATDGMGDTPSDTLRERETLIFFHGIGGGASAYGWSKVYPAFAAEYRVLAPDLIGWGRSDHPEQNYLPKDYILMLIEFIEKTCQGPVTIIASSLTGAFAIRAAIERPDLFKSLILTLPSGIKDFRQYYSNSFFAQIASIPILDRVLYAGQVSSFGIRDFFERVFAQPNRLSPEIVEAFVQSAQQPNAEYAALSFLQGSSSFDLSEYIPKLTTPTIFIWGSQAKFTGPEVGRRLANLNPQAIQAFIELEDVGLNPELEVPEVIIGLIRKFLPVLAQ encoded by the coding sequence ATGTTCATTCCACTCGGTTTTGTTCAACGCTCCGTTTTAACCAGCTTGGGAAAAATGACTTATTATACTAACCAAGGTGAACTTTGGGCAACCGATGGAATGGGCGATACGCCATCGGACACGCTGCGCGAACGCGAAACTTTGATATTCTTCCACGGTATTGGAGGTGGAGCATCTGCTTACGGGTGGTCGAAGGTGTATCCAGCATTTGCAGCGGAGTATAGAGTGTTAGCACCCGACTTGATTGGCTGGGGGCGATCGGATCATCCCGAACAAAATTATCTGCCGAAGGACTACATCCTGATGCTAATTGAGTTCATCGAGAAGACGTGCCAAGGCCCTGTAACAATAATTGCTTCTTCCCTAACTGGAGCATTTGCAATCCGAGCGGCAATCGAACGTCCCGACCTGTTTAAGTCACTTATTCTCACGCTTCCCTCAGGTATCAAAGATTTCAGACAATACTACAGCAATAGCTTTTTCGCTCAAATTGCTAGTATTCCTATTCTCGATCGCGTTCTTTACGCAGGACAAGTCAGCAGCTTTGGCATTCGTGACTTTTTTGAGCGAGTGTTTGCTCAACCCAATCGTCTTTCTCCCGAAATTGTAGAAGCTTTTGTGCAATCGGCGCAGCAGCCAAATGCCGAATATGCTGCCCTGTCATTTTTACAAGGTAGCTCATCTTTCGATCTATCAGAATACATTCCAAAATTGACAACACCTACCATCTTTATTTGGGGAAGCCAAGCGAAGTTTACAGGGCCCGAAGTAGGGCGTCGCCTTGCAAATCTAAATCCACAAGCAATCCAAGCATTTATAGAACTAGAAGATGTAGGGTTGAATCCAGAACTGGAAGTGCCGGAAGTAATAATCGGATTAATTCGGAAGTTTTTGCCTGTGTTAGCACAGTAA